A stretch of DNA from Natrinema halophilum:
ACCCGCCCTCGGTGGCCGAGCCGGTCGAGTACCCCGTCGTCCCTGCGCACGGGGATTACCACCCGGGTAACGTCCTCGTCGACGCCGACGGGTCGATCGAGCGAGTCATCGACTGGGAGTACGCCACCGCCGAATCGAATCCGGTAACTGATCCCGCCTTCTTCACGCTGAAACTCGCCGAATTCGCGTTCGGCGGCTTCGAGGCCGGCGTTCGAACGGCGCTCCTCGAGGAGACGCCATACTCGATTCGGGTCGCCGAATCGATCGTCGCGTACTGCGACGCGCTCGGCATCCGGCCGCGAACGTTCGCGACCTACCTTGGCCACACGTTCGTCAGTCAAACCGACGTTCACTTCGAGACCGGGAGTCCCTGGCGGTTCCACGCGAATCCCCGCGAAAAGGTCGAGCGGCTCTCCGTCCTCTACGACGAGTTCGACGAGATTCTGAGTCGTCTCGCCGATTTGACGGTGAGCAGTACCGACGAGGACTCCACCTCAAGGAGATACTCTCGACCAGTCACGACAGGACCCGAGCCATCAAATAGCTCGATTTCTAAAATTTCTCACAATAAGTAACAGGTGTTCGGAATTCAGGTGCCAAAAATAAAATCGCAGTACCCATCTGATCAGGCTACTTGTGCCCTCTCCAAACATCAGTACGTAATCTAAACAAATTATTAAAAAGTAAAAGAGTTAAATATATATATATATATATATATATATTGGTAATAGTTATTTTGAGATATAATGGTCAATAGAAGAAGAGTGATAAAAACAGTAGGTAGTCTTGGAACCATGAGTGTTGTAGGTACAGCCAGTGCAAGCAAAAAAGGTGAAAAAATACCCGCTGCAGAGGTTGGCCTAGACGAAGAGATTGCACGCCTGTTACGGGAAAACAAGACGGAAAAAGCACGCATAATCCTCGAAAATAATAATATAAAGTATTCAATATCGAGTAGCCAAAGAAGAAATAACACCAGAAGTGGTTACACAACCGCTGATTATTACGACAAGGGTGATTCAACTGTCTATGCCAGCTTGGTACACAGAGAAGATGACCGGTGGCTAGCGACAGGTGTTGCCGATTTGAACTGGGGTGAAAAGAGTTGGACAAAAAGTGCGAATACAATGAATGACGGTTTTTCCTTAGGGTGGGATAACAGCCACTGGACGTCACCGGATCGTACTAGAGATAATATTTGGTATGGTGTGTATAAAAAAGAAGAAGTTCCAGGAAATCCTGATGTTATAGCGTCCATTGACGAATATACTCGGCATGGAATTGGTGGTGAAGTGGAACTAGATGGAAAACAGGTAGAACCTAAATACCCAAACTTCTCACTAAATCTTCAAACGGACATTTTACGGACCGACCCTCATCCAGAAGTCGGATTTACATTCCGGTATAAACACTCTTTCGCAGCTATCGGTCTAAGCTCGAGCATCAGTTTCTCTTATGGACCGGGTGTGGTGATGAAAGTCCCCAGGTTGGCAGATAGCTGGATGCTAGAAGAAAGTGTAGACCCGTAACCATACTCCAATCCTTTTATAGACACGGACAACATTGGTAAATCGCATCACATGGAGATGGTGAAGTTACGCTCCAGATTTTGACCCCCGGTCAGTATCTGATAGAAAGGAGCCCTATTCAACTATCAGCAAAAATCCGTTCCTGTCATCCAACCGTCACGGTAAATTGCCATAACCAATTTCGTTTCTAAACGGAAACGGCTGTCAAACACCAATACAGGACAAAATAACGCAACTAATACCTTGTTGGTTGGGTTTATTATTTTGAAAATTCTCTATAAATGCTTCTTTCGAGGTTGTCAAAAACTGATAAAATGGTTACCAAGTGGGGATCATTACTGGTGCTCTAAATTTCACCAAAGAGAGGAGATGAAAACAGAAAGTCTTATTGAATCGAGTACCCCGCCGCGAGCGTCAGCAGGAGCACCATGAACAGCGCGGTGAGCATCAGATAGGAGACCGAGCGTGGCTCGTCTTTGAGGTGCTGGAAGTAGCCGGCGATCAGTGTTGTCTTGGTGGCCGCAAGGATCAGCGTTCCGGTGATCGCCATCCAATATTTGAAAATCCCATCGAAGTGGAAGAAGACAAACTTCCCCGTCGCTAACAGTATCAGTGCTACGTAGATCAGGGCGTACGTCCGAACGCTCGTCATTGGTCGGGATTGCGTTTGACGGATACTTATACCTTCCTCATGCCGATTCTGCCGTCGAGTGATGACGGTCGTCGAGACCATCGAAGCCAGTGCCACGCGACCAGCGGATCGCGGCGAAGCAACACGTAGATGGGCCGTCAGCGTAACTAGCTGACAATGAGTAAACGTTCGGCCCTGACTCGCCGGACCAGTATCGTGCTGGCGATTGCGCTGGCGGCTCTCGCGGCGGGAACCGGCATCGTCGCTGCGAGCAACGTCGCCGCGGGTCTGACAGGGTCGACCGACGTCACGGTCCCGACGTGGCTGTATCTCGCGACCGGCGGCGGTACCGTCGGTGCGTCGGCCCTGGTGACGATGCTCGTCACCGACCGCGACGTGATCGGAACCTACCACGATCGCGCCCTCGAGGCCTCCGCCGATCGGCTGCTGGCCGCGGGGTCGCTCCTGCTCGGCGCGGTCGGCCTCGTCGGACTCGCGCTCATCGTCGCTGCCGGGCTCGCCGGTCCGAATATCGGACTGGTCAGTGCGACCGTCCTGCTGACGTTCGTCGGCGGACGCGCACTGCTGACGATCGTCACCTACACCGTCGGGAATCCGTGGCCG
This window harbors:
- a CDS encoding cytochrome C oxidase subunit IV family protein; protein product: MTSVRTYALIYVALILLATGKFVFFHFDGIFKYWMAITGTLILAATKTTLIAGYFQHLKDEPRSVSYLMLTALFMVLLLTLAAGYSIQ